One region of Cucurbita pepo subsp. pepo cultivar mu-cu-16 chromosome LG03, ASM280686v2, whole genome shotgun sequence genomic DNA includes:
- the LOC111790465 gene encoding protein GRAVITROPIC IN THE LIGHT 1-like: MLLTGAKDNQLRESNSQKVHPQPMEEAMNQKPEAVEGLISNLFVNISSLKSAYIQLQGAHTPYDPEKIQVADKLVISELKKLSEIKHFYRENNPKPVCVSPQDSRLAAEIQEQQSLLKTYEVMVKKFQSEIQNKDSEILQLQHQIEEANQKKVNLEKNLKLRGLSMKESQGSVDENGDFPVDLTPDLFISAVEGAFKAIHDFSKPLINMMKAAGWDLDAAANSVESNVVYSKRAHKKYAFESHICQRMFCGFQHESFSIKADNHALTKEDFFRQFLSLKDMDPLDMLGQNPDSIFGQFCRSKYLLVVHSKMEASFFGNLDQRNHVVGGGHPRTPFYQVFLKLAKAIWLLHSLAYSFDPTVKVFQVKRGNEFSEVYMDSVVKNLIVGENDPKPKVGLMVMPGFLIGGTIIQSRVYLSGVRVAE, translated from the coding sequence ATGCTATTGACTGGAGCAAAAGATAACCAACTCCGTGAGAGCAATAGCCAGAAGGTTCACCCACAACCCATGGAAGAGGCCATGAACCAGAAACCCGAAGCTGTGGAAGGCCTTATATCAAACCTTTTTGTTAACATTTCTTCCCTTAAGTCTGCTTATATCCAGCTCCAAGGTGCTCATACACCATATGATCCTGAAAAAATTCAAGTTGCTGATAAACTTGTAATTTCTGAGCTGAAGAAACTATCCGAGATCAAACACTTTTATCGCGAAAACAACCCCAAACCGGTATGTGTTTCACCACAGGACTCGCGCTTAGCTGCGGAGATCCAAGAACAACAAAGCCTTCTGAAAACCTATGAGGTTATGGTCAAGAAATTTCAGTCCGAAATTCAGAACAAAGATTCTGAGATTCTTCAGTTACAGCATCAGATTGAGGAGGCAAACCAGAAGAAGGTAAACCTGGAAAAGAACCTCAAACTTCGAGGGTTATCAATGAAAGAATCACAAGGTTCTGTAGATGAAAATGGAGATTTTCCTGTGGACTTGACACCTGATTTGTTTATATCAGCCGTGGAAGGCGCTTTTAAGGCCATTCACGATTTTTCGAAGCCTTTGATTAACATGATGAAAGCAGCTGGCTGGGACCTCGACGCTGCTGCTAACTCGGTTGAATCCAACGTTGTATATTCAAAAAGAGCTCACAAGAAATATGCATTTGAGTCCCACATATGCCAGAGAATGTTTTGTGGCTTTCAACATGAAAGTTTCTCAATCAAAGCGGACAATCATGCACTCACCAAAGAGGATTTCTTCCGGCAATTTCTTTCATTGAAGGACATGGATCCATTAGACATGCTTGGCCAAAATCCAGACTCCATTTTTGGTCAATTTTGCAGGAGCAAGTATCTACTAGTGGTCCATTCTAAGATGGAGGCCTCATTCTTTGGAAATTTAGATCAAAGAAACCATGTGGTAGGGGGTGGACATCCAAGAACCCCTTTCTATCAGGTTTTTCTTAAACTGGCCAAGGCAATCTGGCTCCTGCACAGCTTGGCTTATTCCTTTGATCCAACTGTAAAGGTATTCCAGGTTAAAAGAGGGAATGAATTCTCCGAGGTGTATATGGATAGCGTGGTGAAAAATCTGATCGTAGGCGAGAACGACCCGAAACCGAAAGTTGGCTTGATGGTGATGCCAGGTTTCCTGATCGGAGGAACGATAATTCAGAGTCGAGTTTATCTCTCGGGCGTCAGGGTTGCtgaataa
- the LOC111790464 gene encoding pectinesterase 2-like: MAVIHSRWILIVLVVLNFPAAIFSYSEKELKNWCSQTPYPAPCEQFIKAKATAKHSPIATKSHFLKLLVETALDGAVSAQKTALSLGPKCHNGREKSALTDCVDLYNQIISRLNRSADRCSSVDAQTWLSASLTALDTCRNSLQELGVSAFGYPLTSNNVSKLISDGLSVNKPTSPQGFEPTMTEGFPTWVRPGDRKLLQSGSPSADVVVAKDGSGNFKTVKEAVAAAKGGGRFVIYVKAGVYSENLEINAKNLMLIGDGIGKTVITGSRSVGGGFTTFRSATVAVDGDGFIARDITFRNTAGAANHQAVALRSGSDLSVFYRCGFEGYQDTLYVYAERQFYKQCDIYGTVDFIFGNAAVVLQDCNIIARDPPNRTITVTAQGRSDPNQNTGISIHNSRITSAGGLSGVKAYLGRPWRQYSRTVIMKSSIGGFISPAGWLEWSGSFALNTLYYGEYMNTGPGASTANRVKWKGYRVITSATEASKFTVGNFIAGGSWLPSTGVPFTSGL; the protein is encoded by the exons ATGGCAGTGATTCATAGCCGTTGGATCCttattgttcttgttgttcttaaTTTTCCGGCCGCCATTTTTAGTTATTccgaaaaagaattaaaaaattggtgTAGCCAAACACCATATCCAGCTCCATGCGAGCAATTTATCAAAGCCAAAGCCACCGCCAAACATTCCCCAATCGCCACTAAATCCCATTTCCTTAAACTCTTGGTCGAAACGGCACTCGACGGCGCCGTTTCGGCCCAAAAAACCGCGCTGTCTCTCGGCCCAAAATGCCACAATGGCCGAGAAAAATCAGCATTGACCGACTGCGTTGACCTCTACAATCAAATCATTTCCCGTCTCAACCGCTCCGCCGACCGCTGCTCCTCCGTCGACGCCCAGACTTGGCTCAGCGCCTCCCTCACCGCCCTCGACACCTGCCGGAACAGCCTCCAGGAGCTCGGGGTTTCGGCCTTCGGCTACCCATTGACGAGCAATAATGTTTCCAAGCTCATTAGCGATGGGTTGTCTGTGAATAAGCCAACGTCACCCCAGGGGTTTGAGCCAACTATGACGGAGGGGTTTCCGACGTGGGTTAGGCCCGGTGACCGGAAACTGCTGCAGTCGGGGTCTCCGAGTGCGGACGTGGTGGTGGCGAAGGACGGGTCTGGGAATTTTAAGACGGTGAAGGAGGCGGTCGCCGCTGCGAAAGGCGGCGGGCGATTTGTAATATATGTGAAGGCGGGGGTTTATAGTGAAAACCTTGAGATTAATGCTAAGAATCTTATGTTGATCGGCGACGGAATCGGAAAAACTGTCATCACCGGAAGTAGAAGTGTCGGCGGCGGTTTCACCACGTTTAGATCCGCCACCGTTG CCGTTGATGGAGATGGCTTTATCGCGCGAGATATAACCTTCAGAAACACTGCCGGAGCGGCGAACCACCAGGCGGTGGCGCTCCGATCGGGGTCTGACCTGTCGGTCTTCTATCGCTGTGGCTTCGAAGGCTATCAAGATACTCTCTACGTCTACGCCGAACGCCAATTCTACAAACAATGCGACATTTACGGCACTGTCGATTTCATCTTCGGCAACGCCGCCGTCGTACTCCAAGATTGTAACATCATCGCCCGCGATCCTCCGAATAGGACTATCACAGTCACCGCCCAGGGCCGATCAGATCCGAATCAGAACACCGGAATCTCGATCCACAATTCCCGAATCACGTCCGCCGGCGGCCTCAGCGGCGTCAAAGCCTATTTAGGCCGGCCGTGGAGGCAGTACTCGCGGACAGTTATAATGAAATCGTCGATCGGCGGGTTCATCAGTCCGGCCGGGTGGCTAGAATGGAGCGGTAGTTTTGCCCTAAATACACTCTATTACGGCGAATATATGAATACCGGTCCGGGAGCTTCGACGGCGAATCGAGTGAAATGGAAGGGCTATCGTGTAATTACCAGTGCAACGGAGGCCTCCAAGTTCACCGTCGGGAATTTCATCGCCGGTGGATCTTGGTTACCGAGTACCGGCGTGCCTTTCACCTCCGGCCTCTAG